Proteins co-encoded in one Podospora pseudoanserina strain CBS 124.78 chromosome 7 map unlocalized CBS124.78p_7, whole genome shotgun sequence genomic window:
- a CDS encoding uncharacterized protein (EggNog:ENOG503NYPI; COG:S): MSAAAHPNGHGNAHLPLASQATALAPAYQSMSEEIYQEVCRSMMASLDRVRQEDMRNFRDLHAAHKAALEQEQMDYTQQFFQLQKEMTALTKEGAAADAEISKLEELLLQARNKRQEVASKISFTQKKVTDVQSLQHRKHAELQALAKKHEQDLKDKEMRWQQIHQDRLTLLESKKPSSLRQAQDQNLTGLDQAMADDATTASSPMQSLRAPQLAPGVSHQSTGSGSMFMGGPVQPPSLKAPTDNGPLESPGLSVSRRIGAPVLEAPTLPRNHDAEEQRLEGASRPAASQKTPILQAPTGYQAPFAQLQHFPPPNPNASSGALVSVSPTVVPSVETPDQQTDPAVSEMQNVTSTESLNVQVPEEQATPVTVAALNGATDIPTPLQTSEEGPEADVSSKEGTEGKAVDLGAPAPAEVFSAHTEGWDVEMRDAALPQAATETTIVLGQENAGPTVLKSPDQGETREAASQRADVEMSGIQITAKQSEVSPPTQIMDATTSKLGADSANVDNGSPALADTADSPLSDLSSIPSPPSDTFTHEGSPPRQPPSVSDGKLCVYDEDGRLVGQVRRLTHTTSTNIEKIAAFPLKRHVQIRSGRKFTSEDLDRVYHVSDVKGTKWTSCYIQATGNIQGQPCNTCAKHNGPYEECIILDADDSFPKCGNCEWNRQACVGASLRPKTASAPGPAPDPAAAAASAPAAAPAVAPASALEPTPATISTAISKPSFGSSFTAINSPSGDQQDSASAKDTADAVQKQAAPPVKKAGRKSLPTSRVQLPSHPGTPHAGSPEPAEPSRASLPEITKENLCLKDDGVVYTEPPFMAGVPLAKISPDHPYWEQDWDSDIASHVRKELEKWTTKFQEMDSQGIKDHRKYEAQRQINRGQLTLKFLEEGELHPYQLVGKAWMDTKKIIKYNTLYRLASTLMEDLPKMDLGMTPAEWMRHRLYEIYQEQGPHFNLASTVASFYHDPKHAQVRAKNGIVSVGRPHKSATKPKTQTPGQEDNGSKLTPRALKRKEPHATPKAAPVPPKQEDAEPEPEPQQLQPQQPEPRPRSSPRKPAGLDHKPRPRSRSGNPPSAPIADSDDEGMPLIRAAHATPPPPQAKKKIRVTSTVDPSNTPDLYYHGFTDVDSCSDDRLEQIDWRVNQIKTAEVSTNPGVTQYWHWVDDAHPGYCEHQVLKQLRPPKWAVFKEPYNFHLRTVDCEEIVYGPGSHRVIIRRKAHLQPKKGDMLAEFKRDRTKKRFLEFMHQRGVRIVRSNKEYVDGAWENLKPAFDMPGQDRDSD; the protein is encoded by the exons ATGTCCGCCGCTGCCCACCCTAACGGCCATGGCAACGCGCATCTTCCTCTGGCCAGCCAGGCCACTGCACTCGCTCCTGCTTACCAAAGCATGTCTGAAGAGATTTATCAAGAGGTCTGCAGGAGCATGATGGCCTCATTGGACCGTGTCCGCCAAGAGGACATGCGCAACTTCCGAGATCTCCATGCCGCCCACAAAGCCGCCCTTGAACAGGAACAGATGGACTACACCCAACAGTTCTTCCAGCTTCAGAAAGAAATGACGGCCCTCACCAAAGAAGGAGCGGCCGCCGATGCCGAAATCTCGAAGCTAGAGGAACTTCTTTTGCAAGCCCGGAATAAGAGGCAAGAGGTGGCGAGCAAGATCTCATTCACCCAAAAAAAGGTTACCGATGTCCAGTCCTTGCAACACCGCAAACACGCTGAGCTTCAGGCACTCGCCAAGAAGCACGAGCAGGATCTGAAGGATAAGGAGATGAGGTGGCAGCAGATTCACCAAGACCGGCTGACTCTACTAGAAAGCAAAAAACCTTCCTCCCTTCGACAAGCCCAAGATCAAAACTTGACAGGGCTAGACCAGGCCATGGCTGATGATGCCACGACTGCCTCATCGCCCATGCAAAGTTTGAGGGCACCACAACTCGCACCTGGGGTTTCACATCAATCCACGGGATCAGGGAGCATGTTCATGGGCGGGCCTGTTCAGCCTCCATCTCTCAAAGCGCCCACAGATAATGGTCCTCTTGAGTCACCGGGTCTCTCAGTCTCTAGAAGGATAGGCGCTCCAGTGTTAGAGGCGCCAACACTTCCAAGGAACCACGACGCCGAGGAGCAGCGTCTCGAAGGCGCTTCTCGTCCTGCGGCAAGTCAAAAAACCCCAATCCTTCAGGCACCAACAGGCTACCAGGCGCCATTtgctcaacttcaacatTTTCCACCGCCAAACCCGAACGCTTCTTCGGGTGCGCTCGTCTCCGTCTCCCCAACTGTTGTTCCGAGCGTTGAGACCCCCGATCAACAGACAGATCCAGCTGTGTCCGAGATGCAGAATGTAACTAGTACAGAATCACTTAATGTACAAGTACCGGAAGAGCAAGCCACACCAGTCACCGTTGCTGCCCTCAACGGAGCAACCGATATTCCGACCCCTTTGCAAACCTCCGAAGAGGGTCCCGAGGCAGACGTCTCATCCAAGGAGGGGACAGAGGGCAAAGCTGTCGATTTGGGAGCCCCCGCCCCGGCGGAGGTTTTCTCCGCACATACTGAAGGCTGGGACGTCGAAATGAGAGATGCTGCCCTCCCTCAGGCTGCCACCGAGACGACTATAGTTCTGGGCCAAGAGAATGCCGGACCTACCGTCTTGAAGTCTCCTGATCAAGGGGAGACTCGAGAGGCAGCATCTCAAAGAGCAGACGTGGAAATGTCAGGCATTCAGATCACAGCGAAGCAGTCCGAGGTGTCACCGCCTACACAGATAATGGATGCTACGACCTCCAAACTTGGTGCTGACTCGGCGAATGTCGATAATGGGTCTCCGGCTCTAGCAGATACTGCTGATTCGCCCCTTTCTGATCTTAGTTCGatcccatcaccgccatccgaCACATTTACACACGAAGGTAGCCCACCTAGACAGCCGCCTAGTGTGTCGGACGGCAAGCTGTGCGTTTATGATGAGGACGGCAGACTGGTGGGACAAGTACGTCGTCTGACCCACACCACCTCTACCAACATCGAAAAGATAGCGGCATTTCCGCTCAAGCGCCATGTTCAAATTCGTTCTGGCCGCAAGTTTACCTCGGAGGATTTGGATAGGGTATACCACGTCAGTGATGTTAAAGGGACAAAATGGACGAGTTGTTATATCCAAGCCACTGGGAATATTCAAGGTCAACCCTGCAATACCTGCGCGAAGCACAATGGGCCGTATGAAGAGTGCATCATTTTGGATGCTGACGATAGCTTTCCAAAATGTGGCAACTGCGAGTGGAATCGGCAAGCCTGCGTGGGTGCCTCTTTGCGGCCCAAAACAGCGTCGGCCCCAGGCCCTGCTCCGGACCcagctgcggctgcggcttcGGCTCCGGCTGCGGCTCCGGCGGTGGCTCCGGCTTCAGCTCTAGAACCAACACCGGCAACAATATCAACTGCCATCAGCAAACCCTCCTTCGGTTCCAGTTTTACCGCTATAAACAGCCCATCAGGGGACCAGCAAGACAGCGCTTCTGCCAAGGATACAGCCGATGCCGTCCAAAAACAAGCCGCGCCTCCCGTCAAGAAGGCCGGCCGAAAATCATTGCCCACCTCACGTGTACAGTTGCCCTCTCATCCAGGTACCCCACATGCAGGCTCGCCTGAACCGGCTGAACCAAGTCGTGCGTCCCTTCCGGAGATCACCAAGGAAAACCTTTGTCTGAAAGATGACGGCGTGGTGTACACGGAGCCTCCGTTTATGGCTGGTGTGCCACTGGCCAAAATATCTCCCGATCATCCGTATTGGGAGCAAGACTGGGATTCCGATATTGCCTCTCACGTTCGAAAGGAGCTTGAAAAGTGGACCACCAAATTTCAGGAGATGGACAGTCAGGGAATCAAGGACCACCGGAAATATGAAGCTCAGCGACAGATCAATAGGGGCCAACTGACACTCAAGTTTCTAGAGGAGGGCGAACTACATCCCTACCAGCTTGTTGGAAAGGCGTGGATGGACACCAAAAAGATTATCAAGTACAACACTCTATATCGCCTGGCGAGCACTTTGATGGAGGACCTCCCCAAAATGGACCTTGGCATGACACCGGCTGAATGGATGCGTCACAGGCTTTACGAGATTTATCAGGAGCAAGGCCCCCATTTCAACTTGGCTTCGACAGTAGCTAGTTTCTACCACGACCCCAAGCACGCCCAGGTCCGGGCCAAGAATGGAATTGTCAGTGTTGGTCGCCCGCACAAGTCAGCAACCAAGCCTAAAACTCAGACTCCTGGGCAGGAGGACAACGGTTCGAAACTTACGCCGAGGGCGTTGAAGCGGAAGGAACCACACGCAACGCCCAAGGCAGCGCCAGTTCCGCCCAAACAGGAGGATGCGGAACCCGAACCTGAACCGCAGCAACTTCAGCCGCAGCAACCGGAGCCTCGCCCACGTTCATCCCCTCGAAAGCCAGCAGGACTTGATCACAAACCAAGGCCACGTTCGCGATCTGGGAACCCCCCTTCTGCTCCTATAGCCGACTCGGACGACGAGGGCATGCCTCTGATCCGGGCAGCCCATGccaccccgccgccgccgcaggcaaagaaaaagatCCGCGTTACGTCCACTGTAGATCCAAGCAACACGCCGGACCTCTACTACCACGGATTCACCGATGTAGACTCTTGCTCCGATGACCGGCTCGAGCAGATTGACTGGCGGGTGAATCAAATCAAGACGGCCGAGGTATCGACGAATCCGGGTGTGACTCAGTACTGGCACTGGGTGGACGACGCGCACCCCGGCTACTGCGAACACCAAGTGCTCAAACAGCTCCGCCCCCCCAAGTGGGCTGTGTTCAAGGAGCCGTACAACTTCCATCTCCGGACTGTGGACTGCGAGGAGATTGTCTACGGCCCAGGCAGCCACAGGGTGATCATTCGGCGCAAGGCGCATCTGCAACCCAAAAAGGGAGACATGCTCGCCGAGTTCAAGCGTGATCGGACAAAGAAGAGATTTTTGGAGTTTATGCACcagaggggggtgaggatcGTGAGAAGTAATAA GGAATATGTCGACGGTGCGTGGGAGAACTTGAAGCCAGCCTTTGACATGCC
- the CHS7 gene encoding Chitin synthase, class 7 (COG:U; EggNog:ENOG503NWFG), with amino-acid sequence MTFGDFTSICRMAPLPLCSSVGPITSIASGVGIEPDCFSRNIELANTIIFQGAASAMHIVALIMTVTMILHVRGKFTAVGRKEITSFFYLYMLLTFLSLCIDAGVIPPGSAPYPYFVAVQAGLTSALVTCLLINGFVGFQLYEDGTPLSLWMMRLCSAAAFVISFLVALATFMTWAGLGPTNTIGLFVVLYLLNAIQLFVYVVLQIILVTRTLQDRWPLGDIAFGVFFFVIGQVILYAFSRPICNSVSHYMDGLFFATTCNLLAVMMVYKYWDSITKEDLEFSVGTRMNNWEVKELMGPSPEDDLQQRRATQIYHDDPYGQSSAYDSHPNQHYSSSPNRLSRYQ; translated from the exons ATGACTTTCGGGGACTTCACCAGCATCTGCCGCATGGCACCGCTGCCACTATGCTCCTCAGTCGGCCCAATAACCTCCATCGCAAGCGGCGTGGGCATCGAACCTGACTGTTTCTCACGGAATATTGAGCTGGCAAATACCATCATTTTCCAAGGCGCCGCCAGCGCCATGCACATTGTTGCCTTGATCATGACTGTAACCATGATCCTGCACGTTCGGGGAAAATTCACGGCAGTTG GTCGGAAAGAAATTACGAGTTTCTTCTACCTCTACATgctcctcaccttcctctccctctgcatTGACGCGGGTGTGATACCCCCAGGATCGGCACCGTACCCCTACTTCGTCGCTGTTCAGGCCGGTCTCACATCGGCTTTGGTGACATGTCTCTTGATCAATGGCTTCGTCGGATTTCAATTATACGAGGATGGGACACCGCTCTCGCTCTGGATGATGCGCCTCTGCTCTGCCGCTGCCTTTGTCATCTCGTTCCTGGTGGCGCTCGCAACTTTCATGACGTGGGCTGGTCTTGGTCCCACCAACACTATCGGCTTGTTTGTGGTGCTCTACCTTCTCAACGCCATCCAGCTCTTCGTCTACGTGGTTCTGCAAATCATTCTCGTCACTCGGACGCTTCAGGACCGGTGGCCCCTGGGCGATATCGCGTTtggcgtcttcttcttcgtcattGGCCAGGTCATTCTCTATGCCTTCAGCAGGCCGATTTGCAATTCTGTCAGTCACTATATGGATGGACTGTTCTTTGCGACAACATGCAATCTTTTGGCCGTCATGATGGTGTACAAGTACTGGGATTCCATCACTAAGGAAGACCTGGAGTTCTCGGTGGGCACGAGAATGAACAACtgggaggtcaaggagtTGATGGGACCTTCGCCCGAAGACGACCTGCAGCAACGTCGGGCCACACAAATTTACCACGACGATCCATATGGCCAGTCGAGTGCCTATGATTCTCATCCGAACCAGCACTATTCGTCTAGTCCGAACAGGCTCTCCCGGTACCAATAG